The following proteins are encoded in a genomic region of Kosakonia oryzae:
- a CDS encoding ABC transporter ATP-binding protein gives MPQRVEQQAQQGIVLDGLSAGYQKQVIVDDISLTIPHGKMTVLVGANGSGKSTLLGTIARMLKPLGGSVLLDGKAIHQQPTKAVSRQLGILPQSPLVPEGLTVFELVSRGRFPWQSFMRQWSEEDELAVLEALHLTGTAEFAHQTVDSLSGGQRQRCWIAMALAQQTPVILLDEPTTFLDLRYQVEILELLQTLTRDHGRTVVVVLHDLNFAVNYGDTLVFLKQGRLQGVIHEGDSCTPALIKNVFDVDVQMSINPLTGKPFFMPFRKPAGSGE, from the coding sequence ATGCCACAGCGAGTGGAACAGCAAGCTCAGCAGGGGATTGTGCTCGACGGTTTGTCGGCAGGTTATCAAAAGCAGGTCATCGTTGATGACATCTCACTCACTATCCCGCATGGAAAAATGACTGTGCTGGTCGGGGCCAATGGCTCCGGCAAATCCACCTTGCTCGGCACCATCGCCCGCATGCTCAAACCGCTTGGCGGCAGCGTGTTGCTTGATGGCAAAGCCATTCATCAACAGCCAACCAAAGCCGTCTCCCGCCAGTTAGGTATTCTGCCGCAGTCGCCGCTGGTGCCGGAAGGTCTGACCGTTTTTGAACTGGTATCGCGCGGGCGTTTTCCGTGGCAAAGCTTTATGCGCCAGTGGTCGGAAGAGGACGAGCTGGCGGTGCTGGAAGCGTTGCATCTGACCGGCACGGCGGAATTTGCCCACCAAACGGTTGATAGCCTCTCCGGCGGGCAGCGCCAGCGCTGTTGGATCGCGATGGCGTTGGCACAACAAACACCGGTGATCCTGCTGGATGAACCGACGACTTTTCTCGATCTGCGCTATCAGGTCGAGATCCTCGAACTCTTGCAGACCTTAACCCGCGATCATGGCCGCACGGTGGTGGTGGTGTTGCACGACCTTAATTTCGCCGTGAATTACGGCGACACGCTGGTGTTCCTCAAACAGGGCCGATTACAGGGCGTGATCCACGAAGGCGACAGTTGCACGCCTGCACTGATCAAAAACGTGTTCGATGTGGATGTGCAAATGTCGATTAACCCGTTGACCGGAAAACCCTTTTTTATGCCTTTTCGTAAACCGGCAGGTTCCGGCGAATGA
- a CDS encoding zinc ribbon domain-containing protein gives MPLSAPDARGASDKYCAYCTDSEGNLKSWDEAVSGLAQYLDSWQKVGNEEARKRAIRYLTSMPAWADRA, from the coding sequence ATGCCGCTTTCAGCGCCGGATGCCCGTGGCGCCAGCGACAAATATTGCGCGTACTGCACCGACAGCGAAGGCAATCTGAAATCCTGGGATGAGGCTGTTTCCGGCCTCGCGCAATACCTTGACTCCTGGCAGAAAGTGGGTAACGAAGAAGCGCGTAAACGCGCAATCCGCTATCTGACTTCGATGCCTGCGTGGGCAGACAGAGCCTGA
- a CDS encoding ABC transporter substrate-binding protein: MYKPLPKTLRALTYSITLTMSGTALAQEKIDFMFPAPVDGKLTMEMTRIIKAFNDSQKEVEVRGIFTGNYDTTKMKAESAQKAGQPPALVIMSANFTTDLALKDEILPMDELFQYGDKKAGDFLQNEFWPAMRKNAQVMGVTYAIPFHNSTPILYYNKTMFDQAGIKQPPQNWKALLEDAKKLTDQSKGQWGIMLPSTNDDYGGWIFSSLVRANGGNYFNENYPGEVYYNAPTTIGALRFWQDMIYKDKVMPSGVLNSKQISAAFFSGKLGMAMLSTGALGFMRENTKDFELGVAMMPAQEQRAVPIGGASLVSFKGIDDAQKKAAYQFLTYLVSPEVNGAWSRFTGYFSPRKASYDTAEMKAYLQQDPRAAIALEQLQYAHPWYSTYETVAVRKAMENQLAAVVNDEKVTPEAAAEAAQKEADTLMKPYVEKTALQAVK; this comes from the coding sequence ATGTATAAGCCTCTGCCAAAAACATTGCGAGCGCTTACTTACAGCATAACCCTTACAATGAGCGGCACCGCACTGGCGCAGGAGAAGATTGATTTCATGTTTCCGGCCCCGGTGGACGGCAAACTGACCATGGAAATGACGCGCATCATCAAAGCCTTTAACGATTCGCAAAAAGAGGTGGAAGTGCGCGGGATTTTTACCGGCAACTACGACACCACGAAAATGAAAGCTGAATCGGCGCAGAAAGCTGGCCAACCGCCTGCGCTGGTGATCATGTCCGCCAACTTCACTACCGATCTGGCGCTGAAAGATGAAATTCTGCCGATGGACGAATTGTTCCAGTACGGCGACAAAAAAGCGGGCGATTTCCTGCAAAACGAGTTCTGGCCTGCGATGCGTAAAAACGCCCAGGTGATGGGCGTGACCTACGCCATTCCGTTCCACAACTCGACGCCAATCCTCTATTACAACAAAACGATGTTCGACCAGGCGGGCATTAAACAGCCGCCGCAGAACTGGAAAGCGTTGCTGGAGGATGCGAAAAAGCTGACCGACCAGAGCAAAGGCCAGTGGGGCATTATGCTGCCTTCTACCAACGACGATTACGGCGGCTGGATCTTCTCCTCGCTGGTACGCGCCAACGGCGGTAACTACTTCAACGAAAACTATCCTGGCGAAGTCTATTACAACGCGCCTACCACCATCGGCGCGCTGCGTTTCTGGCAGGATATGATCTACAAAGACAAAGTGATGCCGTCCGGCGTGCTGAACTCGAAACAGATCAGCGCCGCGTTCTTCTCCGGCAAACTGGGAATGGCGATGCTGAGTACCGGCGCGCTGGGCTTTATGCGTGAAAACACAAAAGATTTCGAGCTGGGCGTGGCAATGATGCCAGCGCAGGAACAACGTGCCGTGCCAATTGGCGGCGCCAGCCTGGTGAGCTTTAAAGGCATTGACGATGCGCAGAAAAAAGCGGCGTATCAGTTCCTGACTTATCTCGTCAGCCCGGAAGTGAATGGCGCATGGAGCCGCTTTACCGGTTACTTCTCACCGCGCAAAGCATCCTATGATACGGCGGAAATGAAAGCGTATCTGCAGCAGGATCCGCGCGCTGCCATCGCGCTGGAGCAATTGCAGTACGCGCATCCGTGGTATTCCACTTACGAAACGGTTGCCGTGCGTAAAGCGATGGAAAACCAACTGGCAGCCGTGGTGAACGATGAGAAAGTCACTCCGGAAGCAGCGGCAGAAGCGGCGCAAAAAGAAGCCGATACGCTGATGAAACCCTATGTGGAAAAAACCGCGCTGCAAGCGGTGAAATAA
- a CDS encoding MFS transporter yields the protein MKLGMAGFALIAVSYGLARFSWGLMMPAVAQDIPFSPRLAGILSACSFAAYCLSISAAATLNQRYGPRFPSAVSALSAALGLSLLAAAASPVMLGVGLFIAGISAGFSSPSLAAAVSRCVSASQQTQVNTLINAGTGAGIILSVPLLSFLPWRIACLVFAVIALLCLWPVPRYLPRGAQPQAEERATLLSRAVVRLALIALLSGMMSSAWWSFGPQVLRQQMVVADPLISMLWCVCGAAGILGAFTGPIARYIGMHQVYRLALVFMAAPLLLMAFSHAFSWWLIPAVALCGAGYITLSGVLLVSGAEATPATPASGVGMVFFMLAAGQVAGAVILGLIYAQAGVALAFGLFALLGLVLLFFTPD from the coding sequence ATGAAGCTCGGCATGGCCGGTTTCGCGCTGATCGCCGTTTCTTATGGCCTCGCCCGTTTCTCATGGGGGCTGATGATGCCCGCTGTGGCGCAGGATATCCCTTTCAGCCCGCGCCTTGCAGGCATCCTTTCGGCCTGTAGTTTCGCGGCTTATTGTCTGTCGATAAGCGCAGCCGCAACGTTGAATCAGCGTTATGGGCCGCGATTTCCCTCGGCGGTTTCTGCGCTGAGTGCCGCGCTTGGCCTGTCGTTGCTCGCCGCAGCCGCTTCCCCCGTAATGCTGGGCGTCGGATTATTTATTGCCGGGATCAGCGCCGGGTTTTCGTCGCCTTCGCTGGCGGCAGCGGTCAGTCGTTGCGTGAGCGCATCACAGCAAACGCAGGTGAATACCCTGATTAACGCCGGAACCGGGGCAGGGATCATCCTTTCCGTGCCGCTCCTGTCGTTTCTGCCGTGGCGAATCGCATGTCTCGTGTTCGCGGTGATTGCACTGCTGTGCCTGTGGCCGGTGCCGCGCTATTTACCGCGTGGTGCGCAGCCGCAGGCGGAGGAGCGAGCAACGCTTTTATCACGCGCGGTTGTCCGTCTTGCGCTAATTGCGTTGCTGAGTGGGATGATGAGCTCCGCGTGGTGGAGTTTTGGCCCGCAAGTATTGCGCCAGCAGATGGTGGTAGCGGATCCGCTCATCAGCATGCTGTGGTGTGTTTGCGGTGCGGCGGGTATTTTGGGCGCCTTCACCGGGCCGATTGCGCGTTATATCGGTATGCACCAGGTTTACCGGCTGGCGCTGGTATTTATGGCCGCACCGTTGCTGTTGATGGCGTTCAGTCACGCATTTTCCTGGTGGTTAATTCCGGCGGTGGCGCTCTGTGGGGCTGGCTATATCACGCTTTCCGGCGTGCTACTGGTGAGTGGTGCAGAAGCCACGCCCGCGACCCCGGCTTCCGGGGTCGGGATGGTGTTTTTTATGCTGGCCGCAGGCCAGGTGGCTGGCGCGGTGATATTGGGTTTGATCTACGCGCAGGCAGGCGTTGCGCTGGCGTTTGGCCTGTTTGCGCTGCTGGGGTTGGTACTGCTGTTTTTTACCCCGGATTGA
- a CDS encoding ABC transporter ATP-binding protein, with product MLRLNNVSKQFDGKAALNALSLDIHDGEFVVLVGPSGCGKSTLLRLIAGLESVSDGTIWLDNDDITARSPRERNFAMIFQNYALFPHLSVRDNITFGMKVRNEEKASWQPRLDRVAQMLQLDALLERKPAKLSGGQRQRVAMARAIVRNPKLFLMDEPLSNLDARLRTEVRDSIMEMHQQLKTSTIYVTHDQTEAMSMADRIVVMNGGHVQQVGRPEHLYAHPANLFVAGFIGSPAMNLLSLSCANGEVQLGEQRLPLPEHARSTAQVWLGIRPEHMTDTPEAGQLVLPATVIQRELMGADYQLHVSTPIGNLRYIRRHRGDVPNKGDTLSVGFSPLDCHLFDAQTLLNLHQENDHV from the coding sequence ATGTTAAGACTGAACAATGTAAGTAAGCAGTTTGATGGTAAAGCGGCGCTCAACGCGCTGTCGCTGGATATTCACGATGGCGAATTTGTGGTGCTGGTTGGCCCGTCCGGATGCGGCAAAAGTACGCTGTTGCGGCTGATTGCCGGGCTGGAGAGTGTCAGCGACGGCACCATCTGGCTCGATAATGATGACATTACCGCCCGTTCGCCGCGCGAGCGCAACTTCGCGATGATCTTCCAGAACTACGCGCTGTTTCCGCACCTGTCCGTGCGCGACAACATCACCTTCGGCATGAAAGTGCGTAACGAAGAGAAAGCCAGTTGGCAGCCGCGCCTCGATCGCGTGGCGCAGATGTTGCAGCTCGATGCGTTGCTGGAACGAAAACCCGCCAAACTCTCCGGCGGCCAGCGCCAGCGCGTGGCGATGGCGCGCGCTATCGTGCGTAACCCGAAACTGTTCTTAATGGATGAACCGCTCTCTAACCTTGATGCGCGCCTGCGTACTGAAGTGCGCGACAGCATTATGGAGATGCACCAGCAACTTAAGACCAGCACCATTTATGTGACGCACGACCAGACCGAAGCGATGTCGATGGCCGACCGCATTGTGGTGATGAATGGCGGCCACGTGCAGCAAGTTGGCCGTCCGGAACATTTGTATGCACATCCGGCAAATCTGTTTGTTGCCGGGTTTATCGGATCTCCGGCCATGAACCTGCTGTCGCTCTCCTGCGCCAATGGCGAGGTGCAATTAGGTGAGCAACGCCTGCCGCTGCCTGAACACGCACGCAGCACGGCACAAGTGTGGCTGGGCATTCGCCCGGAGCACATGACCGATACGCCGGAAGCAGGCCAGTTGGTGTTGCCAGCAACCGTCATACAGCGGGAACTGATGGGCGCGGATTATCAGCTTCACGTCAGCACGCCCATCGGCAACCTGCGTTATATCCGCCGACACCGGGGCGATGTGCCCAACAAAGGGGACACACTCAGCGTCGGTTTTTCACCCCTTGATTGTCATCTTTTTGATGCGCAAACCTTGCTTAACTTACACCAGGAGAACGACCATGTATAA
- a CDS encoding carbohydrate ABC transporter permease yields MRKYWLPWLILSPSLLFLALFTYFPLLRSVYDSLFDTRIASNDAPFVGLGNFARLLDDSVFWQSLFNNLIYILLTVIPGVTLALLLAVALWENHRINRWLRTAFFFPMIIPMVSAAALWLFIFMPGLGMLDHYLAQLFGPMNNNWLGRSNSALLALALIGVWKFAGYYMLFFLAGLQGIPASTREAAVMEGATSTQVFFKVTLPLLRPTISFVVTTALIYSITQIDHVAVMTRGGPDNATTVLLYYIQNLAWDTHDLGKASAATFLTLAGLFVFSLVNLKLLERGAHYER; encoded by the coding sequence ATGAGAAAATACTGGCTTCCGTGGCTGATCCTGTCACCGTCTCTGCTGTTCCTGGCGCTGTTCACTTACTTTCCGCTGCTGCGCTCGGTGTATGACAGTCTGTTCGACACCCGCATTGCCAGCAATGATGCGCCATTCGTTGGGTTGGGCAACTTTGCTCGTCTGCTGGATGATTCGGTGTTCTGGCAGTCGCTGTTCAATAACCTTATCTACATTCTGCTCACTGTCATTCCGGGGGTAACGCTGGCGCTGCTGCTGGCGGTGGCGCTGTGGGAAAACCATCGCATCAACCGCTGGTTACGTACGGCGTTTTTCTTCCCGATGATTATCCCGATGGTCAGCGCCGCCGCGCTGTGGCTGTTTATCTTTATGCCCGGCCTCGGCATGCTCGATCACTACCTCGCGCAGCTTTTCGGGCCGATGAACAACAACTGGCTGGGGCGCAGCAATAGCGCGCTGTTGGCGCTGGCGTTGATTGGCGTGTGGAAGTTTGCCGGATATTACATGCTGTTTTTCCTTGCCGGTTTGCAGGGCATTCCCGCCTCCACGCGTGAAGCGGCGGTGATGGAAGGCGCAACCTCCACGCAAGTTTTCTTCAAAGTTACACTGCCGTTACTGCGCCCGACCATCAGCTTTGTGGTCACTACCGCATTGATTTACTCGATTACCCAAATCGACCATGTCGCCGTGATGACGCGCGGCGGCCCGGACAATGCCACCACCGTACTGCTCTATTACATCCAGAATCTCGCCTGGGACACTCACGATCTCGGTAAAGCCTCTGCCGCCACGTTTTTAACGCTGGCCGGGCTGTTTGTCTTCTCGCTGGTCAACCTGAAACTGCTTGAGAGAGGAGCGCATTATGAGCGTTGA
- a CDS encoding TonB-dependent siderophore receptor, translated as MAQFTHGIYGLKGRALFSALFLGSCFTPVTHAAETANKTNSDTITVNADASSADQPATSGYQPINSSTATLTSMPLLDIPQVVNTVSDKVLEDQHATSLDEALYNVSNVVQTNTLGGTQDSFVRRGFGTNRDGSIMTNGLRTVVPRSFNADASRVEVLKGPASTLYGILDPGGLINVVTKRPQTQFGGSISATSSSFGGGTGQFDVTGPIEGTRLAYRLIGEYQNEDYWRNFGKNKSTYIAPSLTWFGDNATVNVLYSHRDYQTPFDRGTIFDLTTKQAVNVDRKTRFDEPFNITDGESDIAQLNAEYRFNSAWTGKLEYGYSQDKYSDNQSRVMAYNATTGNLTRRVDATQGSTQRMHTTRADLQGNVDIGGFYNEILTGISYEYYDLLRTDMIRCKNVKDFNIYNPSYGSASKCTTVSASDSDQTIKQESYSAYAQDALYLTDKWIAVAGMRYQYYTQYAGKGRPFNVNTDSSDEKWTPKFGLVYKLTPSVSLFGNVAKAFMPQSSIASYIGDLPPETSTSYEVGAKFDLFDGVTANITMFDIHKRNVLYSEIVGDETVAKTAGRVRSQGVEMDLAGSLTPNMNVIASYSYTAAKVLEDPDYAGKPLPNVPRHTGSVFLTYDINNVFAGNTLTLGGGGHGVSRRSATNGADYYLPGYFVADAFAAYKMKLQYPVTLQVNLKNIFDKTYYTSSITTNNLGNQIGDPREVQFTVKMEF; from the coding sequence ATGGCTCAGTTCACTCACGGTATCTATGGGCTGAAAGGGCGCGCGTTATTCTCTGCGCTCTTTCTGGGATCATGCTTTACGCCGGTTACGCATGCGGCGGAAACGGCAAATAAAACCAATAGCGACACTATCACCGTCAACGCGGATGCCTCATCGGCCGATCAACCCGCCACGTCCGGCTATCAACCTATCAATTCCTCTACCGCGACGCTGACCTCAATGCCGCTGCTGGATATTCCGCAAGTGGTGAATACCGTTAGCGATAAAGTGTTGGAAGATCAGCACGCTACCAGCCTTGATGAAGCGCTGTATAACGTCAGTAACGTGGTGCAAACCAACACGCTGGGCGGGACGCAGGATTCGTTTGTGCGCCGTGGTTTTGGCACCAACCGCGACGGTTCGATCATGACCAACGGCCTGCGCACCGTGGTGCCGCGCAGCTTTAATGCCGACGCCTCGCGCGTGGAAGTGCTGAAAGGCCCGGCCTCAACGCTGTATGGCATTCTCGATCCTGGCGGGCTTATCAATGTTGTCACTAAACGTCCGCAGACCCAATTCGGCGGATCTATTTCCGCCACCTCTTCCAGCTTTGGCGGCGGCACCGGCCAGTTTGATGTCACTGGCCCAATCGAAGGCACGCGGCTGGCGTATCGTCTGATCGGCGAATACCAGAACGAAGATTACTGGCGCAATTTCGGCAAAAATAAGAGCACTTATATTGCTCCGTCGTTAACGTGGTTCGGTGATAACGCCACCGTCAACGTGCTCTATTCACACCGTGATTATCAGACGCCATTCGACCGCGGCACGATCTTCGATCTCACCACTAAACAGGCGGTGAATGTCGATCGTAAAACCCGCTTCGATGAGCCGTTCAACATTACCGATGGCGAATCCGATATTGCGCAGTTGAACGCAGAATATCGTTTTAACAGCGCCTGGACCGGCAAGCTGGAATACGGCTACAGCCAGGACAAGTACAGCGATAACCAGTCGCGCGTGATGGCCTACAATGCCACTACCGGTAATCTCACGCGCCGCGTGGACGCCACGCAGGGCTCCACGCAACGGATGCACACGACACGTGCCGATTTGCAGGGAAATGTCGATATCGGCGGCTTCTACAACGAGATCCTCACTGGTATTTCGTACGAATATTACGATCTGCTGCGTACCGACATGATCCGCTGTAAGAACGTGAAAGACTTCAATATCTACAACCCAAGCTATGGCAGCGCCAGCAAATGTACGACCGTCTCCGCATCGGACAGCGATCAGACCATTAAGCAGGAGAGCTATTCGGCTTACGCGCAAGACGCGTTATATCTTACCGACAAATGGATCGCCGTTGCCGGGATGCGTTATCAGTACTACACCCAGTACGCCGGTAAAGGCCGTCCGTTCAACGTCAATACCGACAGCAGCGATGAGAAATGGACGCCGAAATTCGGCCTGGTCTATAAGCTGACGCCTTCAGTGTCGTTGTTCGGTAACGTGGCGAAAGCGTTTATGCCGCAGTCCTCCATCGCCAGCTATATTGGCGATCTGCCGCCGGAAACCTCGACATCTTACGAAGTCGGCGCCAAGTTTGACCTGTTCGACGGTGTTACCGCCAATATCACCATGTTTGATATCCATAAACGCAACGTGCTGTACAGTGAAATCGTGGGTGATGAAACGGTTGCCAAAACTGCCGGGCGCGTCCGTTCGCAGGGCGTAGAGATGGATCTTGCCGGTTCACTGACGCCAAATATGAATGTCATCGCCAGCTACAGCTACACCGCCGCGAAAGTGCTGGAAGATCCGGATTACGCCGGTAAACCGCTGCCGAACGTGCCGCGTCATACCGGTTCCGTGTTCCTGACTTACGACATCAATAACGTGTTTGCCGGTAACACGTTGACCCTTGGCGGTGGCGGTCACGGCGTGAGCCGCCGTTCAGCCACCAACGGCGCGGATTACTATCTGCCAGGCTATTTTGTTGCCGATGCCTTTGCCGCCTACAAAATGAAGCTGCAATATCCGGTAACGCTACAGGTGAACCTGAAAAATATCTTCGACAAGACCTATTACACCTCCTCGATCACCACCAATAACCTGGGCAACCAGATTGGCGATCCGCGAGAAGTGCAGTTCACCGTCAAAATGGAGTTCTAA
- a CDS encoding carbohydrate ABC transporter permease yields the protein MSVEVTPVINRAAVVPRPLWLRLRHSRPITLALLMVCLALLWVSPFIWMLSSAFSATTFGEDMASILPRFPLTLDNFRDAWDSANWISLYANTLIFAFGTFFVQLFTITTAGYVFACHEFRGKKTLFILFLVQLMIMPVVMMIPNMLTLKTFGLLNTLTGVMMPYFTSAFGVFLMRQAFLAIPKEIEEAALMEGCRWWQVLFRVMLPMSWPSVLAFATVSITYHWNEYLWPLMILNDPDKQVLTVGLVSFAMGAESGGQWGMISAGTLMVCLPLMVAFIAFQKQFLRSFGFSGIK from the coding sequence ATGAGCGTTGAGGTTACTCCTGTTATCAACCGGGCCGCCGTCGTACCGCGCCCGCTGTGGTTGCGTCTGCGCCATTCGCGCCCGATCACGCTAGCGCTGCTGATGGTTTGCCTGGCGCTGCTGTGGGTAAGCCCGTTTATCTGGATGCTCTCATCCGCGTTTAGCGCCACCACCTTTGGCGAAGATATGGCGTCGATTCTGCCGCGCTTCCCGCTGACGCTGGATAACTTCCGCGATGCGTGGGACAGCGCCAACTGGATCAGCCTGTACGCCAACACGTTGATCTTCGCCTTCGGCACGTTCTTTGTGCAGCTATTCACCATTACCACCGCCGGTTACGTCTTCGCCTGCCACGAATTTCGCGGCAAGAAAACGCTGTTCATCCTGTTCCTGGTGCAACTGATGATCATGCCGGTGGTGATGATGATCCCCAACATGCTGACGCTGAAAACCTTCGGCCTGCTCAACACGCTGACCGGCGTGATGATGCCCTACTTCACTTCTGCGTTCGGCGTCTTTCTGATGCGCCAGGCGTTTCTCGCTATCCCAAAAGAGATTGAAGAAGCGGCGCTGATGGAGGGCTGTCGCTGGTGGCAGGTGCTGTTCCGCGTGATGTTGCCGATGTCGTGGCCGTCGGTGCTGGCGTTCGCCACCGTCAGTATTACCTATCACTGGAACGAGTATTTATGGCCGCTGATGATACTCAACGATCCGGACAAACAGGTGCTGACGGTCGGCCTGGTCTCCTTCGCCATGGGCGCAGAATCCGGCGGCCAGTGGGGAATGATCAGCGCCGGGACGCTGATGGTTTGCCTGCCGCTGATGGTCGCGTTTATTGCTTTTCAGAAACAGTTTCTCCGGAGCTTTGGCTTCTCCGGTATTAAATAA
- a CDS encoding FecCD family ABC transporter permease, with amino-acid sequence MSSLALSTRRGGRISATASGLLLLLLAAAVAHLGLGARYIAPPTVMQAMVDFDPNNFDHRVIISLRLLRLVAALFTGAALGVAGSLLQSVIRNPLGEPHILGLNSGAALAVVATTALGISFGDASFSRAFIAAGGAALLFSLVMAISAAGRSGFTPLKVTLCGVAISTFASSITAAILILDEQTLLSIRSWLAGDLAGLSWPVLRAASLVAGGGFALALWLAPALNMLALGDNMARGLGVSLLRTRVLSLTAIALLCGAAVSVAGPIGFIGLVVPHMVRRLAGDDLRAVVPLSALGGALLLLLLADIAARTLLSPQELATGVMTALVGAPLFILLAARFFK; translated from the coding sequence ATGAGTTCGCTTGCGCTTTCTACCCGACGCGGCGGGCGCATCAGCGCGACGGCATCTGGCTTGCTGCTGTTGTTACTGGCAGCGGCTGTGGCGCATCTCGGCCTTGGCGCGCGCTACATCGCGCCGCCCACGGTGATGCAGGCGATGGTGGATTTTGATCCCAACAATTTCGATCATCGCGTCATTATCAGCCTGCGCTTACTGCGGCTGGTAGCTGCGCTGTTTACCGGCGCGGCGTTAGGGGTTGCCGGATCGTTGTTGCAGTCGGTGATCCGCAATCCGCTTGGCGAGCCGCATATCCTCGGGCTGAATTCGGGGGCGGCACTGGCGGTGGTTGCCACAACGGCGCTGGGGATCAGTTTTGGCGATGCCAGCTTCAGCCGCGCATTTATCGCCGCAGGCGGCGCGGCGCTGCTTTTTTCACTGGTGATGGCGATCTCTGCCGCCGGGCGATCCGGTTTTACGCCCTTAAAAGTGACGCTGTGCGGCGTGGCGATTTCCACTTTTGCTTCCTCCATCACCGCCGCGATCCTGATCCTCGATGAACAGACGCTGCTGAGCATCCGTAGTTGGCTGGCGGGCGATCTCGCCGGGCTAAGCTGGCCTGTGCTGCGGGCGGCATCACTGGTTGCTGGTGGTGGATTTGCCCTGGCGCTGTGGCTCGCGCCAGCGCTGAATATGCTGGCGCTTGGCGACAATATGGCGCGCGGCCTGGGCGTTTCTCTGCTGCGCACTCGCGTGTTGTCGTTGACCGCCATTGCCTTGCTGTGCGGTGCGGCCGTTTCGGTCGCCGGGCCGATAGGGTTTATTGGTCTCGTCGTTCCGCATATGGTGCGACGCCTTGCCGGGGATGATTTGCGCGCGGTCGTCCCGCTGTCGGCGCTCGGCGGCGCATTACTGCTGCTGCTGCTGGCCGATATCGCCGCCCGTACGTTGCTGTCGCCGCAGGAACTCGCTACCGGCGTGATGACTGCGCTGGTAGGCGCGCCGCTCTTTATTCTGCTGGCGGCGAGGTTTTTCAAATGA
- a CDS encoding phosphodiesterase, translating to MFLAQISDTHFRSQNEKLYGFIDINAGNADVVCQLNALRERPDAVVVSGDIVNCGRPEEYRVARQILGGLDYPLFIIPGNHDDKAHFLEYLHPLCPQLGSDPQNMRYAIEDFATRLLFIDSSLAGESKGWLTNETLQWLEAQLIASKDKPTAVFMHHPPLPLGNAQMDRIACENGHLLLKLVERFPSLTRIFCGHNHSLTMTQYRQATIATIPATMHQVPYCHEDTRPYYDMSPPSCLMHRQIGDQWVSYLHSLSHYAGPWLYDENISCPVDER from the coding sequence ATGTTTTTAGCGCAAATTTCCGACACCCATTTTCGCAGCCAGAACGAGAAGCTGTACGGTTTTATTGATATCAACGCCGGGAATGCCGACGTTGTGTGCCAGCTTAACGCCCTGCGCGAACGCCCGGATGCGGTGGTGGTGAGCGGGGATATCGTCAACTGCGGCCGCCCGGAAGAGTACCGCGTGGCACGCCAGATCCTCGGCGGGCTGGATTACCCGCTGTTTATTATTCCGGGCAACCACGACGATAAAGCGCACTTTCTGGAATATCTGCACCCGCTGTGCCCGCAACTCGGCAGCGATCCGCAGAACATGCGTTATGCGATTGAGGATTTCGCGACGCGTCTGCTGTTTATCGATTCCAGCCTCGCCGGGGAGTCAAAAGGCTGGCTGACGAATGAAACCCTGCAATGGCTGGAAGCGCAGCTGATCGCCAGCAAGGACAAACCGACTGCGGTATTTATGCATCATCCGCCGCTGCCGCTGGGTAACGCGCAGATGGATCGCATCGCCTGTGAAAACGGTCATCTGCTGTTGAAACTGGTTGAGCGCTTCCCGTCGCTGACGCGCATTTTCTGCGGCCATAACCACAGCCTGACCATGACGCAATATCGCCAGGCAACGATTGCCACCATTCCGGCCACCATGCACCAGGTACCGTATTGCCACGAAGATACTCGCCCGTACTACGACATGTCACCGCCGTCGTGCCTGATGCACCGCCAAATTGGCGATCAATGGGTGAGCTACCTGCACTCGCTGTCGCATTACGCGGGCCCGTGGCTGTATGACGAAAACATCAGTTGCCCGGTGGACGAGCGCTAA